In Chitinophaga nivalis, a single genomic region encodes these proteins:
- a CDS encoding bestrophin family protein codes for MLLKKNIPLKYVFGQIRYELLMVMVYCLTINILYYKYDFTNIVIPIAVPMVLGTVLSLLLAFRSNQAYDRWWEARSIWGAIVNDSRSLTRQVLSLMDSNYQSEELQHFQERFVKRQAAWTYSLGQSLRKTDPLKGLDRLLSRRELNYLTRYDNVPAALLLLHGKDIQYALEQGWLNQYQQVAIDSTLSRLCDAMGKCERIKNTVFPSTYSLYTHFTVIFFILLLPFALIDVLGFMEIPLVVAIAASFLLIEKMGISLQDPFENKPTDTPVTTIARNIEKDLRQMLHEQDIQQEELAHKAKYYVL; via the coding sequence ATGCTACTCAAGAAAAACATCCCATTAAAATATGTATTTGGTCAGATCAGGTATGAACTGCTAATGGTGATGGTCTACTGTCTGACGATTAATATACTCTATTATAAATATGATTTCACCAATATTGTCATTCCCATAGCTGTCCCTATGGTGCTAGGAACCGTGCTATCACTGCTGCTCGCGTTCCGCTCCAATCAGGCGTATGATCGCTGGTGGGAGGCGCGTAGCATCTGGGGCGCTATTGTGAATGATTCGCGTTCCCTGACGCGGCAGGTGCTTAGCCTGATGGACAGCAACTATCAGTCGGAAGAGCTGCAACATTTTCAGGAACGTTTTGTAAAGCGGCAGGCAGCCTGGACCTACAGCCTGGGCCAATCGTTACGGAAGACAGATCCACTTAAGGGGTTGGATAGATTACTGAGCAGACGGGAACTAAATTATTTGACAAGATATGATAATGTACCGGCTGCCTTGTTGCTTTTACATGGAAAAGATATACAATATGCCCTGGAACAGGGATGGCTGAATCAATACCAACAGGTAGCGATAGACAGTACCCTCTCCCGCCTGTGCGATGCCATGGGCAAATGTGAAAGGATCAAGAATACCGTATTTCCCTCAACCTATAGTCTGTACACACATTTTACCGTGATCTTTTTCATTCTCCTGCTTCCCTTTGCCTTAATAGATGTATTGGGTTTTATGGAAATTCCTTTGGTAGTGGCCATCGCGGCGTCTTTCCTGCTGATCGAAAAAATGGGTATCAGCCTGCAGGACCCGTTTGAAAACAAGCCTACCGATACACCGGTAACCACCATTGCCCGGAATATCGAAAAAGATTTGCGCCAGATGTTACATGAACAGGATATACAACAGGAAGAACTGGCCCACAAGGCTAAATACTATGTCCTGTAA
- a CDS encoding sensor histidine kinase encodes MKIRTKILVLFAGLTISTILAMSILVYYFANQHSFEDFYKRLEIRAYLTAKATLPYYESDSVIYNEIREEHLEKLPAEKEYFLPVSSDHIVTKDPGLQLPDEFYRQVARDNKATYREGDRFYEGVLYKSKQGLYIVIVSAINQYSVEYLLWLRKILIICSTISGMILIGAGIFFSRYILLPIRQMMAQVKNISSRNLHLRLHVDESGDEINELAGTFNNMLDRLETAFETQNNFVSNASHELSTPLTAIIGEAELALNKDRTPEKYVYSLQNILSEAGRLEHITKSLLHLAQTGFDGKKQDWGLIRIDELLFTVKHTIDKMNPGNFVSIDYSLFPEEEEKLVISGNAQLLELALSNIVSNAVKYSNNQPVSMALAATDKKNIIIVKDLGIGIPANDLPYIFSPFFRASNTDRFKGYGIGLPLAMNIIRMHKGNIIVNSQVNVGTEISIELPR; translated from the coding sequence ATGAAAATACGCACTAAGATACTCGTGCTTTTTGCCGGGCTGACTATTTCTACCATTCTTGCCATGAGCATACTGGTATATTATTTTGCCAATCAGCATTCCTTCGAGGATTTCTATAAACGGCTGGAAATACGCGCTTATCTTACTGCCAAAGCTACCCTCCCCTATTATGAATCTGATTCCGTTATCTATAACGAAATACGGGAAGAACACCTGGAAAAACTACCCGCAGAAAAAGAATACTTTCTGCCGGTATCCAGCGATCACATCGTCACCAAAGATCCCGGGCTGCAATTACCTGATGAATTTTACCGACAGGTAGCCCGCGATAACAAAGCCACCTACCGCGAAGGCGACCGCTTTTATGAAGGCGTACTCTATAAAAGCAAACAAGGGCTTTATATTGTGATTGTATCCGCCATTAACCAATACAGCGTGGAATACCTGCTGTGGTTGCGCAAAATACTGATCATCTGTTCCACCATTTCCGGTATGATCCTCATTGGCGCCGGTATATTCTTCTCCCGCTATATCCTGCTACCCATCCGGCAGATGATGGCACAGGTAAAAAACATCAGCTCCCGCAACTTACACCTACGGCTACACGTAGATGAAAGCGGCGATGAAATCAATGAGCTGGCAGGTACGTTCAATAATATGCTGGACCGGTTGGAAACTGCTTTTGAAACCCAGAATAATTTTGTGAGCAATGCTTCCCATGAGCTGAGTACCCCGCTCACCGCCATCATCGGCGAAGCAGAACTGGCACTCAATAAAGACAGAACGCCGGAAAAATATGTGTATTCCCTGCAAAACATCCTGAGTGAGGCCGGCCGGCTGGAACACATCACCAAAAGCCTCCTGCACCTGGCACAAACAGGCTTCGATGGTAAAAAACAAGACTGGGGCCTGATCCGGATTGATGAACTCCTGTTTACTGTAAAACACACCATTGATAAAATGAACCCGGGGAACTTTGTATCTATTGACTATAGCCTGTTTCCGGAAGAAGAAGAAAAACTGGTGATCTCCGGCAATGCCCAGCTGCTGGAACTGGCACTCAGCAATATTGTGAGCAATGCGGTAAAATATTCCAACAACCAGCCTGTGTCGATGGCACTGGCAGCTACCGATAAAAAAAATATCATCATTGTAAAAGATCTCGGTATTGGGATTCCTGCCAATGATCTGCCTTATATCTTTTCTCCTTTCTTCCGTGCTTCTAATACCGATCGTTTTAAAGGATATGGTATTGGCTTGCCATTAGCCATGAATATTATCCGGATGCACAAGGGAAATATCATTGTAAACAGCCAGGTAAACGTGGGAACCGAGATCAGTATTGAGTTGCCACGGTAA
- a CDS encoding ATP-binding response regulator, whose translation MNSTIIRKIRNVINNVIRTGTDGVVDEELEMRIKLVNTLSLALGSLIVVVGIIFYFLSDQLSILLPASIEFVLTLSAIWLNSRKHYLAAAIMTFGVQCLASIYFGILLNNIIELQAMIIFLISIIYLLFKERRLRTAALILTVCILLVLETYYHYQLVHPVQLSLHVSFVFRLLAMGGVLMLIILVSKPYVHSNDVNQQLKRSNHFKKIFVYQVTHELRTPLNAIYGVAQLLKREIKQDHHLQSIEPMIDQLLLASNHTRNIVNNVLDMAQIESGNSEALSSEAFEVIPFIEKIIEVNKIIAQTRNIKIKLHEVGMPGIIFSDALKLNQIITNLLGNAIKYADRNSVIDINIAGIKNQWTLQVTSKGAPIPAAKLATIFDPFITDKSKYTEGTGLGLYVVKNKVDSMNAHIQVESSTSGLTSFTITFPLRAGKPADIRLEDLADTDTTDLNNVQVMVAEDDEMSAALMSKFLKNIGCIVTITNNGAEALSASRKARPDVIIMDYHMEVMDGEETLQQLKKDPLLSNIPVIIATGDAFKESREQLLAAGANAFIEKPIDYKSLIKILHQQLHPISGELQE comes from the coding sequence ATGAACAGCACGATCATCCGTAAAATAAGAAATGTCATAAATAATGTTATCCGGACAGGAACTGACGGGGTGGTAGATGAAGAACTCGAAATGAGGATTAAACTGGTAAATACCCTTAGTCTGGCATTAGGTTCATTAATCGTTGTTGTTGGTATCATCTTTTACTTTCTTTCAGATCAGTTATCCATACTACTTCCTGCCAGTATTGAATTTGTACTGACCTTATCTGCCATCTGGCTTAACTCCAGAAAACATTACCTGGCAGCAGCTATCATGACCTTTGGTGTACAATGCCTGGCTTCTATTTACTTTGGCATCCTGCTGAATAACATTATTGAATTACAGGCGATGATCATCTTCCTGATCTCAATTATATACCTGTTGTTCAAAGAACGCAGACTCCGCACAGCGGCCCTGATACTCACGGTATGTATTCTGCTGGTGCTGGAAACCTACTATCATTATCAGCTGGTACATCCCGTTCAGCTGTCGCTACACGTATCCTTCGTATTCCGTTTACTGGCCATGGGTGGTGTACTGATGCTGATTATCCTCGTTAGCAAACCTTACGTACACAGTAACGATGTGAATCAGCAACTAAAACGCAGCAATCATTTCAAGAAGATTTTTGTGTACCAGGTAACCCATGAACTACGTACACCCCTCAATGCTATTTATGGTGTAGCACAACTGTTAAAGCGGGAAATCAAGCAGGACCATCATCTGCAAAGTATAGAGCCTATGATAGACCAGCTGTTGCTGGCCAGCAATCATACCCGTAACATTGTCAACAATGTGCTGGATATGGCGCAGATAGAATCCGGCAATTCCGAAGCCCTTTCCAGTGAAGCATTTGAAGTCATTCCTTTTATAGAGAAGATAATAGAGGTAAATAAAATCATCGCACAAACCAGGAATATAAAAATCAAATTGCATGAAGTAGGCATGCCCGGCATTATTTTCAGTGATGCCTTAAAACTGAACCAGATCATTACCAATTTACTGGGCAATGCCATCAAATATGCCGACAGAAATTCGGTAATTGACATTAATATCGCCGGTATCAAAAACCAATGGACCCTGCAGGTAACCAGCAAAGGCGCCCCTATTCCGGCCGCCAAACTGGCCACTATATTTGATCCGTTTATTACCGATAAAAGTAAATACACGGAAGGCACCGGGCTGGGATTATATGTGGTAAAAAACAAGGTAGATTCCATGAATGCCCATATCCAGGTGGAAAGCAGCACTTCCGGATTAACCAGTTTCACCATTACCTTCCCGCTACGGGCAGGTAAACCGGCCGACATACGCCTCGAAGACCTTGCCGATACAGATACCACTGATCTCAACAATGTGCAGGTGATGGTAGCAGAAGATGATGAAATGAGCGCTGCCCTGATGTCCAAATTCCTGAAAAACATCGGCTGTATTGTTACCATTACCAACAATGGAGCAGAAGCCCTGAGCGCCAGCAGAAAAGCACGGCCGGACGTCATCATTATGGACTATCATATGGAAGTAATGGATGGAGAAGAAACCTTACAGCAGTTGAAAAAAGACCCCCTGTTAAGCAATATTCCTGTAATCATCGCAACTGGTGACGCATTCAAAGAATCACGCGAACAATTACTGGCAGCAGGCGCCAATGCATTTATTGAAAAGCCCATCGATTATAAATCATTGATCAAAATACTACACCAGCAATTACATCCTATCAGCGGAGAATTACAGGAATAA
- a CDS encoding class I fructose-bisphosphate aldolase: protein MLMLSLEKVSELLGAESDTLLQHESKTITKDLLHLPGPDTINKIYQPSSRNPQVLRSLAQLFNSGRLAGTGYMSILPVDQGVEHSAGASFARYPAYFDPENIVKLAIEGGCNAVASTFGVLSAVSRNYAHRIPFIVKLNHNELLTYPNKSDQVMYGTVEEAWNLGAIAVGATIYFGSDNADRQLVEVAQAFERAHELGMGTILWCYLRNDAFKKDVDYHLAADLTGQANHLGVTIQADIIKQKLPEVNGGYKALNTGNSSYGKLDEKIYTQLTSDNPIDLCRYQVANCYMGRIGLINSGGASRGDADLADAVRSAVINKRAGGAGLISGRKAFQRPMADGAALLNAIQDVYLHPQITVA from the coding sequence ATGCTTATGTTGTCTCTGGAAAAAGTCAGTGAATTATTAGGGGCAGAAAGTGATACGCTCTTACAGCACGAAAGTAAAACCATCACGAAAGACCTGCTGCATCTCCCCGGCCCCGACACCATCAATAAGATCTATCAGCCCTCCAGCCGTAATCCCCAGGTATTACGCAGCCTGGCGCAATTGTTCAACAGTGGCCGGCTGGCAGGTACAGGTTATATGTCCATTCTGCCGGTAGATCAGGGGGTAGAACACAGTGCCGGCGCTTCTTTCGCCCGATATCCGGCGTACTTCGATCCGGAGAATATTGTGAAACTGGCGATAGAAGGCGGATGTAATGCCGTGGCTTCCACCTTTGGGGTATTGTCGGCTGTATCGCGCAACTATGCACACCGCATCCCTTTTATTGTAAAATTGAATCACAACGAACTGCTGACCTATCCCAATAAGTCAGACCAGGTGATGTACGGCACGGTAGAAGAGGCCTGGAACCTGGGAGCAATAGCGGTGGGTGCTACCATCTATTTTGGCTCCGACAATGCCGACCGACAGCTGGTGGAAGTAGCGCAGGCCTTTGAACGGGCGCATGAACTGGGTATGGGAACTATTCTATGGTGTTACCTGCGCAATGATGCCTTCAAAAAAGATGTGGATTACCACCTGGCAGCCGATCTGACCGGACAAGCCAATCACCTTGGTGTAACCATACAGGCGGATATCATCAAACAGAAACTGCCGGAAGTAAATGGTGGGTACAAAGCATTGAATACAGGCAACTCTTCCTACGGCAAGCTGGATGAAAAGATCTACACCCAGCTGACATCCGATAACCCCATCGACCTTTGCCGCTACCAGGTAGCCAATTGTTATATGGGCCGTATTGGGCTGATCAATTCCGGCGGCGCTTCACGCGGGGACGCTGATCTGGCGGATGCGGTACGTTCTGCCGTAATCAATAAAAGAGCCGGCGGCGCCGGACTTATTTCCGGCCGTAAAGCCTTTCAGCGTCCGATGGCAGATGGGGCCGCATTGCTGAATGCCATTCAGGATGTATACCTGCATCCGCAGATTACCGTTGCATAA
- a CDS encoding glutamate-5-semialdehyde dehydrogenase, with amino-acid sequence METILPLLEQAKQATTAIRTLPDTQKQALLLQLSQRITDQADVIIAENKKDLDRMADNDPKKDRLLLNKARIQSLAESLADIARLPDPANTLLLEKQLENGLLVQKKTVPLGVVGVIYESRPNVTVDVAALCIRSGNVCLLRGGSDAQHTNIILVQLIREVLQQSGTNPDIVQLLPPDRRLVTEMLTAVKYIDIIIPRGSEQLIAYVREQATVPVIETGAGVCHTYVEKTADLAQAARIVTNAKVSRPSVCNALDTVLVDEAVAAPFLALLTPMLTQHAVNVYAEPLAFALLEQHHYPYLFPATAADFGREFLSLQCSVKVVPDTAAALAHIQTYSSRHSEAIISTDPAVSELFLNTVDAAAVYVNASTRFTDGGVFGLGAEIGISTQKLHARGPFALEKLVTEKWFVYGNGQTR; translated from the coding sequence ATGGAAACAATACTGCCCCTGCTGGAACAGGCCAAACAGGCTACCACTGCTATTCGTACGCTGCCCGACACCCAAAAACAGGCGCTCCTGTTACAGTTGTCGCAACGTATCACCGACCAGGCCGACGTCATCATCGCGGAAAATAAAAAGGACCTGGACCGGATGGCAGATAACGATCCCAAAAAAGACCGGCTGTTGCTGAATAAAGCACGTATACAAAGCCTGGCGGAAAGCCTCGCAGACATTGCCCGGCTGCCCGATCCGGCCAACACCCTCCTGCTGGAAAAGCAACTGGAAAACGGATTGCTGGTACAGAAAAAAACTGTGCCCCTGGGCGTGGTAGGCGTCATCTATGAATCGCGCCCCAATGTAACCGTAGATGTAGCCGCGCTGTGTATCCGTTCGGGTAATGTATGCCTGTTACGCGGCGGCTCTGATGCACAGCATACCAACATCATCCTGGTACAACTCATCCGGGAGGTCTTGCAGCAATCCGGTACCAACCCCGACATCGTACAACTGCTACCGCCAGACCGGCGCCTGGTAACGGAAATGCTGACGGCCGTCAAATATATTGATATCATTATTCCGCGTGGCTCCGAACAACTGATTGCCTACGTGCGGGAACAGGCAACGGTACCGGTGATTGAAACCGGTGCAGGGGTGTGTCATACCTATGTGGAAAAAACCGCCGACCTGGCGCAGGCAGCCCGTATTGTGACCAATGCCAAGGTATCCCGGCCTTCGGTGTGCAATGCGCTGGACACCGTATTGGTAGATGAAGCCGTAGCAGCCCCTTTCCTGGCATTGCTGACGCCCATGCTCACCCAACACGCCGTTAACGTATACGCGGAACCGTTAGCCTTTGCACTGCTCGAACAACACCACTATCCTTACCTGTTTCCGGCAACGGCAGCCGATTTCGGCCGCGAATTTCTGTCGTTACAATGTTCGGTGAAAGTGGTACCCGACACCGCAGCAGCGCTGGCGCATATACAAACCTACTCTTCGCGGCATTCGGAAGCCATCATCTCTACCGATCCTGCTGTCAGCGAACTGTTTTTAAATACAGTAGACGCGGCGGCGGTGTATGTCAATGCCTCCACCCGTTTTACAGACGGCGGCGTATTCGGGCTGGGTGCGGAAATAGGTATTTCCACACAGAAGCTCCATGCCCGGGGCCCGTTTGCACTGGAAAAGCTGGTCACCGAAAAATGGTTTGTATACGGTAACGGACAAACGCGATAA
- a CDS encoding response regulator transcription factor — protein MKLLLVEDEPAVVSVITRGLAEAGYEVSVALDGKNGLQMALDNPGFLLIILDVMLPGMNGIEVCRTLRKEQVATPILMLTALGTTENIVMGLDSGADDYLVKPFKLQELEARIRSLLRRKGNTSIAVPVSPAAPGIMKLADLELDTDTKAAIRQGKTIQLTATEYRLLEYLFKNPRKVLSRMEILEQVWGIDFNMNTKVVDVYINYLRKKINKNNQPELIQTVVGLGYMLKENLTDENTH, from the coding sequence ATGAAACTCTTATTAGTAGAAGACGAACCTGCTGTAGTATCTGTTATCACCCGCGGCCTCGCAGAAGCAGGCTATGAAGTGAGCGTAGCCCTGGATGGCAAAAACGGGCTGCAGATGGCCCTGGATAACCCCGGCTTTTTGCTGATCATCCTGGATGTGATGTTACCCGGTATGAATGGCATCGAAGTGTGCCGCACCCTGCGGAAAGAACAGGTAGCCACCCCCATTCTGATGCTCACCGCCCTGGGAACCACAGAAAACATCGTCATGGGGCTGGATAGCGGCGCTGATGACTATCTGGTGAAGCCATTTAAGTTACAGGAACTGGAAGCCCGTATCCGCAGCCTGCTGCGCAGAAAAGGCAATACCAGCATAGCCGTTCCCGTGAGTCCGGCAGCGCCGGGCATCATGAAACTGGCCGACCTGGAACTGGATACAGACACCAAGGCTGCCATCCGCCAGGGAAAAACCATTCAGCTCACCGCCACCGAATACCGGCTGCTCGAATATCTTTTTAAAAATCCCCGGAAAGTATTGTCCAGAATGGAAATACTGGAACAGGTATGGGGTATTGATTTTAATATGAACACCAAAGTAGTGGATGTTTATATTAATTATCTCCGTAAAAAAATCAATAAAAACAATCAGCCCGAACTGATACAAACGGTAGTAGGATTGGGTTATATGCTTAAAGAAAACCTCACGGATGAAAATACGCACTAA
- the proB gene encoding glutamate 5-kinase, whose translation MSKPILVIKFGTAAITHPNGDLDETIIAGITRQVAALHEDYHIVLVSSGAVAAGKSFLHHYNGTISERKAAAAIGNPLLLNKYSRYFAPYNIAVAQSLCERQHFSHRDQFLQLKRTYEELWASNIIPIANENDVVSNLELKFSDNDELATLIAVGFGASLLLFSTSVPGVLDKNGDVLPQIDVIDQAALGLADKTKSSLGLGGMVSKLTFARLATRMGIKVVIFGIRTKDGILQAVAGETGTQCLPQPNNISARKKWLASGSLVTGRIQVDAGAQAALEKRHSLLAVGVSAVLEKFECGEVIEIVNEANIVIAVGRSKISADHLESRANIQNTEVAHADDIVLL comes from the coding sequence TTGAGTAAACCTATTCTTGTCATAAAATTTGGTACCGCTGCCATCACCCATCCAAACGGTGACCTGGATGAAACCATCATTGCCGGTATAACCCGACAGGTAGCTGCTTTACACGAAGACTATCACATCGTACTGGTATCATCCGGCGCCGTAGCCGCAGGCAAATCATTCCTGCACCACTACAACGGCACCATCAGCGAGCGCAAAGCTGCTGCAGCCATTGGCAACCCATTACTGCTGAATAAATACAGCCGTTACTTTGCGCCCTATAATATTGCAGTGGCACAAAGCCTTTGCGAGCGTCAGCACTTTTCGCACCGCGACCAGTTTCTCCAACTGAAACGCACCTACGAAGAACTGTGGGCCAGCAATATCATTCCCATTGCCAACGAAAATGATGTAGTCAGCAACCTGGAGCTGAAGTTCTCCGACAACGATGAACTGGCTACACTGATCGCCGTGGGCTTTGGCGCATCGTTGCTGTTGTTCAGCACTTCGGTACCCGGCGTACTGGATAAGAACGGGGACGTATTGCCGCAAATCGATGTGATTGATCAGGCAGCGCTCGGACTGGCCGATAAAACCAAGTCCAGCCTGGGATTGGGTGGTATGGTATCCAAACTCACCTTCGCCCGCCTGGCTACCCGCATGGGCATCAAGGTGGTGATCTTCGGTATCCGCACCAAAGATGGCATTTTGCAGGCCGTAGCCGGCGAAACAGGCACCCAGTGCCTCCCCCAGCCCAACAACATCTCTGCCCGCAAAAAATGGCTCGCCAGTGGCAGTCTGGTAACCGGCAGGATACAGGTAGATGCCGGCGCTCAGGCAGCCCTGGAAAAACGTCACAGCCTGCTCGCAGTAGGCGTATCGGCGGTACTGGAAAAATTCGAATGCGGAGAAGTCATTGAAATTGTAAACGAAGCTAATATTGTCATTGCCGTAGGCCGGTCGAAAATTTCGGCAGACCACCTGGAGTCCCGTGCAAACATCCAGAATACGGAAGTAGCACATGCAGACGATATCGTACTGCTGTAA
- a CDS encoding histidine phosphatase family protein yields the protein MTQIAIIRHGTTAWNKAGKLQGHSDIPLDEEGKLQAARLGQRLTAETWDLLYSSHLLRARQTAAIIAAETGIPEVIQDNRLGEAGGGLIEGTTEEERVKQWGEAWKTMDLGMESNEAIRSRGLAFIHELLAENAGKNILLVSHGSFIRQLLSVLVPDMPVTAMKNTSVTRLQFDQDTWNCALFNCVSHLE from the coding sequence ATGACCCAAATAGCGATCATCCGTCACGGAACCACAGCCTGGAACAAAGCCGGTAAACTGCAAGGCCATTCGGATATACCACTGGACGAAGAAGGGAAATTACAGGCCGCCCGACTGGGGCAACGACTGACCGCGGAAACCTGGGACCTGCTCTACTCCAGCCACCTGCTGAGAGCCCGGCAAACAGCCGCTATTATTGCCGCAGAAACAGGCATTCCGGAAGTTATTCAGGACAACCGGCTGGGAGAAGCCGGCGGCGGGCTCATTGAAGGCACCACCGAAGAAGAACGGGTAAAACAGTGGGGAGAAGCCTGGAAAACCATGGATCTGGGTATGGAGAGCAACGAAGCCATCAGAAGCCGGGGCCTCGCCTTTATCCATGAGCTGCTGGCAGAAAATGCCGGTAAAAATATCCTGCTGGTAAGCCATGGCAGCTTCATCCGGCAACTGTTGAGTGTGCTGGTGCCCGATATGCCGGTCACAGCCATGAAAAATACGTCGGTGACCCGCCTCCAATTTGACCAGGACACCTGGAACTGTGCCCTGTTCAACTGCGTTAGCCACCTGGAATAA
- a CDS encoding terpene synthase family protein yields MKHNVQLASHARMQIIQKEYAALMSNGVTSFSLLELFNHGQFNLDEFCQSFRPHPYARQLKRLAQEFGEKYEIWLENAEHYITCAIYLFPTANLYRMNNILKNCAIDFYLNDTMGREVFCHLSPGEQVAANEIRERMGKLTAPFGTIAAAHPVEVSNAEMMQDIYNTSPQKWFDAFCHMYNYHIEVTHLDCNTNALGRVPSIDEYIDMRGHISGMHHTIQLIEYSDGQFLDWDWLESAGILADMKRLQYVTAAIGCLMNDLFSFEKEVIDNGSDSNLLMILALNDPALSLETVIRQSATIVRNLLLEFTTLVNQVRTRGYQQLPTHSEAVDKLDAHIGGLERCVQASWMWQVYTKRYKRHHSIWKETQLTPVIAAAI; encoded by the coding sequence ATGAAACACAACGTTCAACTGGCATCACACGCCAGAATGCAAATCATTCAAAAAGAGTACGCTGCTTTAATGTCTAACGGAGTAACCAGTTTCTCGCTACTGGAATTGTTTAATCATGGCCAATTCAATCTGGACGAGTTTTGTCAGTCGTTCCGCCCCCATCCTTATGCCCGGCAGCTAAAACGCCTGGCCCAGGAGTTTGGAGAAAAATATGAGATCTGGCTGGAGAATGCAGAGCATTACATCACCTGTGCGATTTATCTGTTTCCCACAGCTAACCTTTACCGGATGAATAATATCCTGAAGAATTGTGCGATTGATTTCTACCTGAATGATACGATGGGCAGAGAGGTATTCTGTCATTTATCGCCGGGAGAGCAGGTGGCCGCCAACGAGATCCGGGAGCGCATGGGTAAACTTACAGCGCCTTTCGGTACCATCGCTGCCGCCCATCCGGTGGAAGTATCGAATGCGGAGATGATGCAGGATATTTATAATACTTCACCTCAGAAATGGTTCGACGCGTTCTGTCACATGTATAACTATCATATTGAAGTGACGCACCTGGACTGTAATACCAACGCATTAGGAAGGGTACCCTCCATAGATGAATACATCGACATGCGGGGGCATATCTCCGGCATGCATCACACCATTCAGCTGATAGAGTATAGCGACGGACAGTTCCTCGACTGGGATTGGCTGGAGAGTGCCGGTATATTGGCAGATATGAAACGGTTACAGTATGTGACGGCGGCTATCGGCTGTTTGATGAATGACCTGTTTTCTTTTGAGAAAGAAGTGATCGACAATGGTTCCGATTCCAACCTGTTGATGATACTGGCCTTGAATGATCCGGCGCTTTCGCTGGAAACCGTGATCCGGCAATCTGCCACTATCGTACGGAATTTGTTGCTGGAGTTTACCACACTGGTCAACCAGGTAAGAACCAGGGGCTATCAGCAACTGCCGACACATTCCGAAGCGGTCGATAAACTGGATGCACATATCGGCGGATTGGAAAGATGTGTACAGGCCAGCTGGATGTGGCAGGTATATACAAAACGCTATAAAAGACATCATTCTATCTGGAAAGAAACCCAGTTGACACCGGTAATAGCTGCGGCTATCTGA
- a CDS encoding NAD-dependent epimerase/dehydratase family protein encodes MQQVFVTGVTGYIGGAIAARLIQAGYAVSGLVRQEKDFPAIQAAGITPVGGSLDDEQVITRQVQAADAVIHAADADNAFTVATILEALAGTGKKFIHTSGSSITGDKARGEYAGLEPLTFIPEKPRLEKAARVAIDRAVLAAADVQVHSIVVCPTMIYGTGTGIKKDSIQIPLLTAAAREAGIGVHVGKGENRWSNVHIADLADLYLLALEKAPAGSFFYAENGLLPLQEIAAAISRALGFKGATKGLSMEEAIRLWTPEGAHFGLGSNSIVSASPARELGWAPQYDTLLAGIAG; translated from the coding sequence ATGCAGCAGGTATTTGTTACCGGCGTTACCGGATATATTGGTGGCGCCATCGCCGCACGGCTGATCCAGGCAGGATATGCCGTCAGTGGCCTCGTCAGACAAGAGAAAGATTTTCCGGCCATACAGGCAGCTGGTATTACACCTGTTGGCGGTAGCCTGGATGATGAACAAGTGATTACCCGGCAGGTACAGGCAGCTGATGCCGTGATCCATGCAGCGGATGCAGACAATGCGTTTACCGTAGCCACCATTCTGGAAGCGCTGGCGGGCACCGGAAAAAAATTCATCCATACTTCCGGCTCCAGTATTACCGGTGATAAAGCGCGGGGCGAATACGCCGGTTTGGAACCCCTGACTTTTATACCGGAAAAACCGCGACTGGAAAAAGCAGCACGGGTAGCCATTGACCGGGCTGTACTGGCTGCTGCCGATGTACAGGTACATAGCATCGTGGTATGCCCGACGATGATTTACGGTACCGGCACCGGTATCAAAAAAGATTCTATTCAAATACCCTTACTCACCGCCGCTGCCCGGGAGGCTGGTATAGGTGTACACGTAGGCAAAGGAGAAAACCGCTGGTCCAATGTGCATATAGCAGACCTGGCAGACCTGTACTTACTGGCGCTGGAGAAAGCGCCGGCCGGCAGTTTCTTTTATGCCGAAAACGGCCTGCTTCCGCTGCAGGAAATTGCAGCAGCGATCAGCCGGGCCCTCGGGTTCAAAGGCGCTACCAAAGGATTGTCTATGGAAGAAGCCATCCGGTTGTGGACACCGGAAGGCGCACATTTTGGCCTAGGGTCGAACAGTATTGTATCTGCCTCACCAGCGAGGGAGCTGGGTTGGGCGCCACAATATGATACTTTGCTGGCCGGCATCGCCGGATAA